A stretch of Triticum aestivum cultivar Chinese Spring chromosome 1D, IWGSC CS RefSeq v2.1, whole genome shotgun sequence DNA encodes these proteins:
- the LOC123181755 gene encoding DNA primase small subunit yields the protein MGDERVEAMEIDGQQRQEVAAAVPDGFNADYLRIYYGKLFPYGDFFKWLAYGNDAKHPGCDQSYIGRRELSFTLENDIYLRFQSFDSAAELETSIKEKCPFKIDIGPVYSVDPAKRHAYAQSGNNVFVPVERELIFDIDISDYDDVRYCCSGADTCLDCWPLMTIVIKILDTSLRGDFGFNHILWVYSGRRGVHCWVCDSRARKLSNEQRSAIADYFRVYKGGENSLKKVSLTGPVLHPFLARSYTDVLKCFFEDKLLHSQQLFASEERCQKILELIPDENVASELHDKWQGNRRSSISKEDVNAARWEQLKTTLQSGKHKTQGLRRCVEEIVFSYTYPRLDMEVSKHMNHLLKAPFCIHPKTGRVCVPIDPNNCEDFDPTAVPTLSQLLGELNAAGMQIDSENDWERTSLEKYIRFFRTSFLQPMLKACKEELETAYSAKLQQSKNTLSW from the exons ATGGGGGACGAGAGGGTCGAGGCCATGGAGATTGATGGGCAGCAGCGGCAAGAAGTCGCCGCCGCTGTGCCGGACGGCTTCAACGCCGATTACCTCCGAATCTACTACG GAAAGCTCTTCCCATATGGTGATTTCTTCAAGTGGCTTGCATACGGAAATG ATGCAAAGCATCCTGGATGTGATCAGTCATACATTGGGCGTCGGGAGCTTTCGTTTACACTGGAGAATGACATCTATCTGCGGTTTCAGTCCTTTGATAGTGCAGCTGAACTGGAGACTTCTATCAAGGAGAAGTGCCCTTTCAAGATTGATATTGGACCTGTCTACAGCGTAGAT CCTGCAAAGCGACATGCCTACGCCCAGTCTGGTAACAATGTCTTCGTACCAGTGGAAAGGGAACTTATTTTTGATATT GATATATCTGATTATGATGATGTTCGCTACTGCTGCTCTGGAGCTGACACCTGTCTGGACTGCTGGCCATTAATGACCATTGTCATCAAAATCCTGGATACTTCACTTAGAG GTGATTTTGGTTTCAATCACATATTGTGGGTATATAGTGGTCGCCGTGGTGTCCATTGCTGGGTTTGTGATAGTAGAGCAAGAAA GCTAAGCAATGAACAAAGGTCTGCAATTGCTGACTACTTCCGTGTCTATAAG GGTGGCGAGAATTCACTCAAGAAAGTTTCGTTGACTGGGCCTGTCCTTCACCCTTTCCTTGC ACGGTCATACACCGATGTTCTGAAATGCTTCTTTGAAGACAAGCTGTTACATAGCCAACAACTATTTGCATCCGAGGAGAGGTGCCAGAAGATACTCGAACTTATTCCAGACGAAA ATGTTGCTAGTGAGCTCCATGATAAATGGCAAGGAAATAGACGATCCTCCATCTCAAAAGAAGATGTGAATGCAGCAAGATGGGAGCAGTTAAAGACGACCTTGCAGTCAGGAAAACACAAG ACGCAGGGGCTTCGCAGATGTGTAGAAGAGATTGTCTTCTCGTACACGTATCCTAGACTTGACATGGAG GTGTCAAAGCACATGAATCATTTACTGAAGGCCCCCTTTTGCATACACCCAAAGACAG GGCGTGTTTGCGTTCCAATCGATCCCAACAATTGTGAAGATTTTGATCCTACAGCTGTTCCAACTTTATCACAG CTGTTAGGAGAGCTCAATGCGGCTGGTATGCAGATTGATTCTGAGAACG ATTGGGAGAGAACATCCCTTGAAAAGTACATCAGATTTTTCAGAACGTCCTTTCTTCAACCGATGCTGAAAGCTTGCAAG GAGGAACTGGAAACCGCTTATAGTGCAAAGCTCCAACAGTCCAAGAATACCTTGAGCTGGTAA